In Streptomyces capitiformicae, one genomic interval encodes:
- a CDS encoding ATP-binding cassette domain-containing protein — protein sequence MATDATVRPWRRNPSLLSGAVILGLLLVVALVAPPLLSGSAETLTDDARLGPGADHLLGTDAFGRDVLARALVATRLTLLMAAAATAASFVVGVAIGALVHLAPGWLRETCLRLIDSAVAFPSLVLALVIAAVLGPGTVSAIVAIAVAGVPGFARLTANLAATVADKDYVLTARLLGVPGLRILGRHVLPNISGPLLVLLSSSFTLSLLDISSLSFVGLGVQSPQYDWGRLLNEALPSIFAQPSLVLAPSIMLIITGVGAMLLGDGVASLVDPRTRGTAPAPAKTADAAGPAAPAPAPRALQASGGAGAAAGTEPDGLLTVAGLTVRAGDRTLVDDVSFTIGAGQIVGLVGESGSGKSTIAMAVAGLLPEGVRANASRLALGDLDLLGTPPERRLATEIGIVYQDPIGTFNPALRLGTQLTEVATVHLGTPRRQAAQDMVRALADIHVTEPDRRLRQHPHELSGGMLQRASIASAMTTNPRLLIADEPTTALDVTVQAEVLRQFRRINREHGTAMLFISHDIGVVGVLCDTVLVLHGGRVVDRTTGGDLRRGTVTHPYTRALLAATPAAVEAGGTLSAVRWTADAHAAQPSGAPSDDLFDKAADRPPAAEGSR from the coding sequence GTGGCCACTGACGCGACCGTGCGCCCATGGCGCCGCAACCCGTCGCTGCTGTCCGGCGCCGTGATCCTCGGACTGCTCCTCGTCGTGGCCCTCGTGGCCCCGCCGCTGCTGAGCGGTTCCGCCGAGACCCTCACCGACGACGCCCGGCTCGGGCCCGGCGCCGACCATCTCCTCGGCACCGACGCCTTCGGCCGTGACGTCCTCGCGCGGGCGCTCGTAGCGACCCGGCTCACCCTGCTCATGGCCGCCGCCGCCACCGCCGCCTCGTTCGTCGTCGGCGTCGCGATCGGCGCGCTGGTCCACCTCGCACCCGGGTGGCTGCGCGAGACATGTCTGCGGCTCATCGACTCGGCGGTGGCCTTCCCCTCGCTCGTCCTCGCCCTCGTCATCGCGGCGGTGCTCGGACCGGGCACGGTGTCCGCGATCGTCGCGATCGCCGTCGCCGGCGTCCCCGGGTTCGCACGGTTGACGGCGAATCTCGCCGCGACCGTCGCGGACAAGGACTACGTGCTCACCGCGCGCCTGCTCGGCGTTCCCGGCCTGCGCATCCTGGGCCGGCACGTCCTGCCGAACATCAGCGGGCCTCTGTTGGTGCTCCTCAGTTCGAGCTTCACCCTGTCCCTGCTCGACATCAGCAGCCTGTCGTTCGTCGGCCTCGGTGTGCAGAGCCCGCAGTACGACTGGGGCCGGCTGCTCAACGAGGCACTGCCGTCGATCTTCGCCCAGCCGTCGCTCGTCCTCGCTCCGTCGATCATGCTCATCATCACCGGTGTGGGCGCCATGCTCCTCGGAGACGGCGTGGCCTCACTCGTCGACCCGCGAACCCGCGGCACAGCGCCCGCACCGGCCAAGACGGCGGACGCGGCGGGACCGGCCGCCCCGGCACCGGCGCCTCGGGCGCTTCAGGCGTCGGGCGGTGCGGGGGCAGCGGCCGGCACGGAGCCGGACGGCCTGCTGACCGTCGCCGGGCTGACCGTGCGGGCCGGGGACCGGACACTCGTCGACGACGTGTCGTTCACCATCGGGGCTGGCCAGATCGTCGGCCTCGTCGGGGAGTCGGGCTCGGGCAAGTCCACCATCGCCATGGCGGTCGCGGGCCTGCTCCCCGAGGGTGTGCGGGCGAACGCGTCGCGCCTTGCCCTCGGCGACCTCGACCTGCTCGGAACACCGCCGGAGCGACGCCTCGCGACCGAGATCGGCATCGTCTACCAGGACCCGATCGGCACGTTCAACCCCGCGCTGAGGCTCGGCACCCAGCTCACCGAGGTGGCCACGGTGCATCTGGGGACGCCCCGGCGTCAGGCCGCGCAGGACATGGTCCGCGCCCTGGCCGACATCCACGTCACCGAGCCGGACCGGCGACTGCGCCAGCACCCGCACGAGCTGAGCGGCGGCATGCTCCAGCGCGCCTCGATCGCCTCCGCGATGACGACGAACCCGCGGCTGCTCATCGCCGACGAACCGACGACGGCCCTCGACGTCACCGTCCAGGCGGAGGTGCTGCGCCAGTTCCGGCGCATCAACCGCGAGCACGGCACGGCGATGCTGTTCATCTCGCACGACATCGGCGTGGTCGGCGTGCTCTGCGACACCGTCCTGGTGCTCCACGGCGGCCGGGTCGTCGACCGGACGACCGGCGGCGACCTGCGCCGGGGGACGGTCACCCACCCGTACACCCGCGCGTTGCTCGCGGCGACGCCCGCCGCGGTCGAGGCCGGTGGAACCCTCAGCGCGGTCCGGTGGACGGCCGACGCGCATGCGGCGCAGCCGAGCGGGGCGCCGTCGGACGACCTTTTCGACAAAGCCGCGGACCGCCCCCCGGCCGCGGAAGGGAGCCGTTGA
- a CDS encoding TetR/AcrR family transcriptional regulator — MRMIAERGLEKLTMAALGREVGMSSGHLLYYFHSKDELLLQALEWSEGRLGAERGRLLTRTTSARERLDAYVDLYVPDGHRDPHWTLWLEVWNRSQNADDTARDRQAAIEGAWHRDLVALLAEGVSRGEFRPVDPDRFAARLRALLDGFSIHVAIGLRGTDRAQVMRHVREFLDDSLLADS, encoded by the coding sequence ATGCGGATGATCGCCGAGCGCGGTCTGGAGAAGCTCACCATGGCGGCGCTCGGCCGTGAGGTCGGGATGAGCAGCGGCCATCTCCTCTACTACTTCCACTCCAAGGACGAACTGCTGCTCCAGGCCCTGGAGTGGAGCGAGGGCCGGCTCGGCGCCGAGCGCGGCCGGCTGCTGACCCGCACCACGTCCGCCCGTGAGCGGCTTGACGCGTACGTCGACCTCTACGTGCCCGACGGCCACCGGGACCCGCACTGGACGCTGTGGCTGGAGGTCTGGAACCGCTCGCAGAACGCCGACGACACGGCCCGCGACCGCCAGGCCGCGATCGAGGGCGCCTGGCACCGCGACCTGGTGGCACTGCTGGCGGAGGGGGTGTCGAGGGGCGAGTTCCGGCCGGTCGACCCGGACCGTTTCGCCGCCCGGCTGCGGGCGTTGCTCGACGGGTTCTCCATCCATGTGGCGATCGGGCTGCGGGGCACGGACCGGGCACAGGTCATGCGCCACGTACGGGAGTTTCTTGACGACAGCCTCCTCGCGGACTCCTGA
- a CDS encoding Lrp/AsnC family transcriptional regulator, protein MDDIDRAILRELQVDGRIPYADLGPKVGLSPSAARLRLQRLIDTKAVQVVGVTDPMTMGQQTMALLGLRIDGDSRAVADELSRHDEVVYTVLTAGGFDLFAEVVCPQPRDLLDFINDVVRPVEGVASVENFPYFAIHTHRFLWHVD, encoded by the coding sequence ATGGACGACATCGACCGGGCCATCCTGCGGGAGTTGCAGGTCGACGGCCGGATCCCTTACGCCGATCTGGGGCCGAAGGTGGGGTTGTCACCCTCGGCCGCGAGGCTCCGGCTGCAGCGGCTGATCGACACCAAGGCGGTCCAGGTCGTCGGAGTGACCGACCCGATGACGATGGGCCAGCAGACGATGGCACTCCTGGGCCTGCGCATCGACGGCGATTCCCGGGCGGTCGCCGATGAACTGTCCCGGCACGACGAAGTCGTGTACACGGTCCTGACGGCCGGCGGCTTCGACCTGTTCGCGGAGGTGGTGTGCCCTCAGCCCCGGGATCTTCTGGACTTCATCAACGACGTCGTGCGGCCCGTCGAGGGTGTCGCATCCGTGGAGAACTTCCCCTACTTCGCGATTCACACGCACCGCTTCCTGTGGCACGTCGACTGA
- the ureA gene encoding urease subunit gamma, translating into MRLTPTERDRLLLFGAAELARARRARGLRLNVPEATALIADTVCEAARDGARLAEAVERARSVLGPDDVLPGVADVVTEVHVEAVFDDGSRLAVVSDPIGGSLGERAPGALLPGPEHAEPEAAVRLTVTNTATVPVSVTSHFHFFEANPRLDFARESAYGMRLAVPAGSSVRFGPGESLEVGLVPIGGDRIAIGFAGLVDGALDAPGAREEALRRAAACGYLGVPETPDQEVER; encoded by the coding sequence ATGAGACTGACTCCCACGGAGCGTGACCGGCTGCTGCTCTTCGGAGCCGCCGAGCTGGCCCGCGCCCGCCGCGCCCGGGGCTTGCGGCTCAACGTGCCGGAGGCGACCGCGCTGATCGCGGACACCGTCTGCGAGGCCGCCCGCGACGGCGCCCGGCTCGCGGAGGCCGTCGAGCGCGCCAGATCCGTGCTCGGCCCGGACGACGTGCTGCCGGGTGTCGCGGACGTCGTCACCGAGGTGCACGTCGAGGCCGTCTTCGACGACGGATCGCGGCTCGCGGTTGTGAGCGACCCGATCGGCGGGAGTCTCGGTGAGCGGGCTCCGGGCGCGCTGCTGCCGGGACCCGAGCACGCCGAGCCCGAGGCGGCCGTCCGGCTGACGGTCACCAACACCGCCACCGTGCCGGTCTCCGTCACCTCCCACTTCCACTTCTTCGAGGCCAACCCGCGGCTCGACTTCGCACGGGAGAGCGCCTACGGGATGCGGCTCGCCGTACCCGCCGGGTCGTCCGTGCGGTTCGGGCCGGGGGAGAGCCTCGAGGTCGGGCTGGTGCCCATCGGGGGCGACCGGATCGCCATCGGGTTCGCCGGTCTGGTCGACGGGGCACTGGACGCGCCCGGCGCCCGCGAGGAGGCACTGCGCCGCGCCGCCGCCTGCGGCTACCTCGGCGTACCGGAAACACCTGATCAGGAGGTCGAGCGATGA
- a CDS encoding agmatine deiminase family protein — protein sequence MSAAADGFRMPAEWAPHERTWMAWPGPNPTFDDPEDLADARIAWASVARAVRRFEPVTVVCGPGQSAEARALLGLGIDTVERDLDDAWMRDIGPTFLTNGAGELAAVDWTFNGWGAQDWARWEHDAKIAVYVSDLAGSTKTYTSELVNEGGAIHVDGEGTVLLTETVQLGPERNPHWTREQVEAEIHAHLGTRKAIWLPRGLTGDYSGFGTLGHVDIVAAFARPGVVVAHVQPDPAHPDHEVTQEVVGLLKAQTDARGRRLEVVEVPAPTVLEADGHWADYSYINHYLCNGGVVLCGFDDPRDEIAADIFRRLFPERTVTLVDARTIFAGGGGIHCITQQQPRAVVR from the coding sequence ATGTCTGCTGCCGCCGACGGCTTCCGCATGCCCGCCGAGTGGGCCCCGCACGAGCGCACCTGGATGGCGTGGCCGGGCCCGAACCCGACCTTCGACGACCCCGAGGACCTCGCCGACGCGCGCATCGCCTGGGCCTCGGTCGCCCGCGCGGTGCGCCGCTTCGAGCCGGTGACGGTGGTGTGCGGCCCCGGACAGTCGGCCGAGGCGCGCGCTCTGCTCGGGCTCGGCATCGACACGGTCGAGCGGGACCTCGACGACGCCTGGATGCGTGACATCGGGCCCACGTTCCTCACCAACGGCGCCGGTGAACTCGCCGCCGTGGACTGGACGTTCAACGGCTGGGGTGCCCAGGACTGGGCGCGCTGGGAGCACGACGCGAAGATCGCCGTGTACGTCTCCGACCTCGCGGGCTCGACGAAGACGTACACCTCGGAACTCGTCAACGAAGGCGGTGCCATCCACGTCGACGGCGAGGGCACGGTCCTGCTGACGGAGACGGTCCAGCTCGGGCCGGAACGCAACCCGCACTGGACCCGCGAGCAGGTGGAGGCCGAGATCCACGCCCACCTCGGCACCCGCAAGGCGATCTGGCTGCCGCGCGGCCTCACCGGCGATTACTCCGGCTTCGGCACCCTCGGCCATGTGGACATCGTCGCCGCGTTCGCCCGTCCCGGTGTGGTCGTGGCCCATGTGCAGCCGGACCCGGCCCATCCCGACCACGAGGTGACGCAGGAGGTCGTCGGCCTGCTGAAGGCGCAGACCGACGCGCGCGGCCGCCGCCTGGAGGTCGTCGAGGTGCCCGCCCCGACCGTCCTGGAGGCCGACGGCCACTGGGCCGACTACTCCTACATCAACCACTATCTCTGCAACGGCGGCGTCGTCCTGTGCGGCTTCGACGACCCCCGTGACGAGATCGCCGCCGACATCTTCCGCCGGCTGTTCCCCGAGCGGACGGTGACACTGGTGGACGCGCGGACGATCTTCGCGGGCGGCGGCGGCATCCACTGCATAACCCAGCAGCAGCCGAGGGCCGTGGTCAGGTAG
- a CDS encoding aminotransferase, with protein MLPDEYRTIDFFTKDALPTPRMAPAEAELIAAEHLGITARAQALGSQQDANFLLHADDGTPAAILKIANPAFGTVEIEAQDAAADLIASARPELRIATVLRRPDGSPRRTTVDTENGPAVARLLRHLPGGTLSGPRHLSPGTVAGMGTLAGKVSTALRDFRHPGLDRVLQWDPRHADRVVARLAGHIDEPDRRTAVRTATAEAWAQVQKLAAALPSQAVHLDLTDDNLIRCPDSRPPMPDGVIDFGDVTTSWAVGELAVSLSSMLHHDGIEPHHVLPAVRAFHAVRPLSPEEAEAVWPIVVLRAAALVASGRHQAAVDEDNVYAKAALDREWRIFEQATWLPLPVMIRLIRDATGMAEVPARTAQADAPVRPLLRDLVADDITLLDLSTDADAMDHGAWTDAGTEARLVTSALTDGAAAVATRYAHARLTRTPALSAVSTATVPTGTDLWLGRDAVVQVPAAGKVLAAAPGHVELTYGAQTLSLSFPRAVQPLVTTGATVQAGEDIAHLGSGASVHVALRDADGPAVPRLVRPEYAAGWLALTADPAPLLGLAADSGRTRERDLLDRRAAAFATVQEHYYANPPRIERGWRHHLLSTDGRSYLDIVNNVTPLGHAHPRVERAVSRQLRRLNTNSRFHYASVVEFTERLVALLPDPLDTVFLVNSGSEAVDLGLRLAIGASGRPDVVALREAYHGWTYASDAVSTSLQDNPNALATRPSWVHTVDSPNSYRGCHRGSDAVRYAPEAAAVIDELAAAGRPAGAFIGETFYGNAGGVALPDGYLAQVYAAVRRHGGLAVADEVQVGYGRLGHWFWGFEQQQVVPDIVCVAKAMGNGHPLGAVITSKAVADRYRDQGHFFSSTGGSPVSSIVGLTVLDTLRDEDLQGNAARVGGHLKSRLEALADRYGIIGAVHGSGLYLGLELVRDRADLEPATEETAELCDRMLDLGVVVQPTGDHLNILKIKPPLCIDTTAADFFADMLDLALTQLGHSR; from the coding sequence ATGCTGCCCGACGAGTACCGCACGATCGACTTCTTCACCAAGGACGCCCTTCCCACACCCCGCATGGCGCCGGCCGAGGCCGAACTCATCGCTGCCGAACACCTCGGCATCACCGCTCGCGCGCAGGCGCTGGGCAGCCAGCAGGACGCCAACTTCCTGCTGCACGCCGACGACGGGACGCCCGCGGCGATTCTGAAGATCGCCAACCCCGCCTTCGGCACGGTGGAGATCGAAGCCCAGGACGCGGCAGCCGACCTGATCGCCTCGGCCCGCCCGGAACTGCGCATCGCCACGGTCCTGCGCCGCCCTGACGGCTCCCCGCGGCGCACGACGGTGGACACCGAGAACGGTCCGGCCGTCGCGCGCCTGCTGCGCCACCTGCCCGGCGGCACGCTCTCGGGACCACGGCACCTGTCGCCCGGCACCGTGGCGGGCATGGGCACGCTCGCCGGAAAGGTCAGCACCGCCCTGCGCGACTTCCGGCACCCGGGCCTCGACCGCGTGCTCCAGTGGGACCCGCGGCACGCGGATCGCGTCGTCGCCAGGCTCGCCGGGCACATCGACGAACCCGACCGGCGCACCGCCGTCCGCACCGCGACCGCCGAGGCCTGGGCACAAGTCCAGAAGCTCGCCGCCGCGTTGCCGTCGCAGGCCGTGCACCTGGATCTCACCGACGACAATCTGATCCGCTGTCCCGACAGCCGTCCGCCCATGCCGGACGGGGTCATCGACTTCGGTGACGTGACCACCAGCTGGGCGGTCGGCGAACTCGCCGTGTCACTGTCCTCGATGCTCCACCACGACGGTATCGAGCCTCACCATGTGCTGCCGGCCGTCCGCGCCTTCCACGCCGTTCGGCCGCTCTCCCCCGAGGAAGCCGAGGCGGTGTGGCCGATCGTGGTCCTGCGCGCCGCCGCCCTGGTGGCCAGCGGGCGGCATCAGGCCGCCGTCGACGAGGACAACGTCTACGCCAAGGCCGCGCTCGACCGCGAATGGCGCATATTCGAACAGGCCACCTGGCTGCCCCTGCCGGTGATGATCCGCCTCATCAGGGACGCGACCGGCATGGCCGAGGTGCCTGCCCGGACCGCGCAGGCCGATGCGCCGGTGCGCCCTCTCCTGCGGGACCTAGTCGCCGACGACATCACCCTCCTCGACCTGTCCACCGACGCCGATGCCATGGACCACGGGGCCTGGACGGACGCCGGCACCGAGGCCCGGCTGGTGACCTCCGCGCTCACGGACGGAGCGGCCGCCGTCGCCACCCGGTACGCCCATGCGCGACTCACTCGGACACCGGCGCTGTCGGCGGTGTCCACCGCCACGGTGCCCACCGGAACCGACCTCTGGCTCGGCCGGGACGCCGTGGTGCAGGTGCCCGCCGCGGGGAAGGTCCTCGCCGCGGCGCCGGGCCACGTGGAACTCACCTACGGCGCGCAGACGCTGTCGCTGTCCTTCCCCCGCGCGGTCCAGCCCCTGGTCACCACCGGTGCGACGGTGCAGGCGGGCGAGGACATCGCCCACCTCGGCTCCGGTGCCTCGGTCCACGTCGCGCTGCGCGACGCCGACGGCCCCGCTGTCCCGCGCCTGGTCCGTCCCGAGTACGCCGCCGGCTGGCTCGCGCTCACCGCCGACCCCGCCCCGCTCCTCGGCCTGGCGGCCGACTCCGGCCGTACACGCGAGAGGGACCTGCTCGACCGGCGTGCCGCCGCGTTCGCCACCGTGCAGGAGCACTACTACGCCAACCCTCCGCGTATCGAACGTGGTTGGCGCCACCATCTGCTGTCCACCGACGGACGGTCGTACCTAGACATCGTCAACAACGTCACCCCACTCGGTCACGCCCACCCCCGCGTCGAGCGGGCGGTCTCCCGGCAGTTGCGGCGGCTCAACACCAACTCGCGCTTCCACTACGCCTCCGTGGTGGAGTTCACCGAGCGCCTCGTCGCCCTCCTCCCCGACCCGCTGGACACGGTGTTCCTCGTCAACTCCGGTTCGGAAGCGGTGGATCTGGGCCTTCGCCTGGCCATCGGGGCCTCCGGCCGGCCCGACGTCGTCGCGCTGCGCGAGGCGTACCACGGCTGGACGTACGCCTCCGACGCGGTCTCCACCTCCCTCCAGGACAACCCGAACGCCCTGGCCACCCGCCCGAGCTGGGTGCACACCGTGGACTCGCCCAACTCCTACCGCGGCTGCCACCGCGGGTCGGATGCCGTGCGCTACGCACCCGAGGCCGCCGCGGTGATCGACGAACTGGCCGCTGCGGGCCGCCCGGCGGGAGCGTTCATCGGCGAAACCTTCTACGGCAACGCCGGAGGAGTCGCCCTTCCCGACGGCTATCTCGCCCAGGTGTACGCGGCGGTACGGCGTCACGGCGGCCTGGCCGTCGCCGACGAGGTCCAGGTCGGATACGGCCGCCTGGGACACTGGTTCTGGGGCTTCGAGCAGCAGCAGGTCGTCCCCGACATCGTCTGTGTCGCCAAGGCCATGGGCAACGGACACCCCCTCGGCGCCGTCATCACGTCCAAGGCGGTCGCGGACCGGTACCGCGACCAGGGCCACTTCTTCTCCTCCACCGGCGGCAGCCCCGTCTCCAGCATCGTGGGCCTCACCGTCCTGGACACCCTGCGCGACGAAGACCTCCAGGGCAACGCGGCGCGCGTCGGCGGCCATCTGAAAAGCCGGCTCGAGGCACTGGCCGACCGCTACGGCATCATCGGCGCCGTCCACGGCTCGGGCCTCTATCTCGGCCTCGAACTCGTGCGGGACCGCGCCGACCTGGAACCCGCCACAGAAGAGACCGCCGAACTCTGCGACCGCATGCTCGACCTCGGCGTGGTCGTCCAGCCCACCGGGGACCACCTCAACATCCTCAAGATCAAGCCACCGCTGTGCATCGACACCACCGCGGCCGACTTCTTCGCCGACATGCTCGACCTGGCCCTCACCCAACTCGGCCACTCCCGCTGA
- a CDS encoding ABC transporter ATP-binding protein, with amino-acid sequence MSATATAPDPQAADPLLRVEDVTVELGHGVAARRVLKGVSFDIPRGSTLALVGESGSGKTTLARTLVGVHRPSSGRILVDGAPLRTSRGRAGAATVQMIPQDPYSSFDPRRTVAQSLAEAVDPVRARVRPVRTRIAELLSQVSLDPDAMDRYPHEFSGGQRQRLAIARALAPRPRFVIADEITSALDLTTQAEILNLLADLRRRLSLTMLFISHDLAVVRHVSDTVAVLLHGDLVELGPTGATFAKPNHPYTAQLLASVPGDPRFRLDDEPVTA; translated from the coding sequence ATGTCCGCCACCGCCACCGCACCGGACCCGCAAGCGGCCGATCCGCTGCTGCGCGTCGAGGATGTCACCGTCGAGCTCGGCCACGGTGTCGCGGCCCGCAGGGTGCTCAAGGGAGTCTCGTTCGACATCCCCCGGGGCAGCACCCTCGCACTCGTCGGAGAGTCCGGGTCGGGCAAGACGACGCTCGCGCGGACACTCGTCGGCGTCCACCGGCCGTCGAGCGGCCGGATCCTCGTGGACGGCGCCCCGCTGCGCACCTCGCGTGGACGGGCGGGAGCCGCGACGGTCCAGATGATCCCGCAGGACCCGTACTCCTCGTTCGACCCGCGGCGCACCGTCGCCCAGTCGCTCGCCGAGGCAGTCGATCCGGTCCGGGCCAGGGTAAGACCGGTCCGGACCCGGATCGCCGAGCTGCTCAGCCAGGTGAGCCTCGACCCGGACGCCATGGACCGCTATCCGCACGAGTTCTCCGGCGGCCAACGGCAGCGGCTGGCCATCGCACGGGCCCTCGCACCGCGTCCCCGGTTCGTCATCGCCGACGAGATCACCTCGGCCCTCGACCTGACGACCCAGGCCGAGATCCTCAACCTGCTCGCCGATCTGCGCCGCCGGCTCTCGCTGACGATGCTGTTCATCTCGCACGACCTGGCCGTCGTCCGGCACGTGAGCGACACGGTCGCGGTCCTGCTGCACGGGGACCTCGTCGAGCTCGGCCCGACCGGGGCCACCTTCGCCAAGCCGAACCACCCGTACACCGCTCAACTCCTCGCGTCTGTCCCGGGCGACCCGAGGTTCCGCCTCGACGACGAGCCCGTCACGGCGTGA
- a CDS encoding urease subunit alpha: MSRPGGHPAKARRLSPYEYAATHGPRAGDRIRLGDSGLTIRVESDSQAYGDEFLAGFGKTARDGLHLKAAAVRETCDVVISNVVVIDAALGIRKVSIGIREGRICSVGRAGNPDTLDGVDVVVGTGTSIVSGEGLIATAGAVDTHVHLLSPRIMEASLASGVTTIIGQEFGPVWGVGVNSPWALRHAFNAFDAWPVNIGFLGRGSSSSPAPLVEALAEGGASGFKVHEDMGAHTRALDTALRVAEEHDVQVALHSDGLNECLSVEDTLRVLEGRTIHAFHIEGCGGGHVPNVLKMAGVPNVIGSSTNPTLPFGRDAVAEHYDMIVSAHGLKTDLPGDAAMARDRIRAGTMGAEDVLHDLGAIGITSSDAQGMGRAGETVRRTFAMAGKMKAEFGAPDDHDNERVLRYLAKLTINPAIAHGLAHEVGSIEVGKLADIVLWRPAYFGAKPQLVLKAGFPAYGVVGDPNAATDTCEPLVLGPQFGAHGATPADISVAFVAQAAVDQGGDSMPTRRRRVAVRATRGIGPADLRLNSRTGAVDVDQRTGLVTLDGEPLRSEPAESVSLNRLYFL; the protein is encoded by the coding sequence ATGAGCCGCCCAGGAGGTCACCCCGCCAAGGCCCGCCGCCTCAGCCCGTACGAGTACGCCGCCACCCACGGCCCGCGCGCGGGCGACCGGATCCGGCTGGGCGACTCCGGCCTGACGATCCGCGTCGAGTCCGACTCCCAGGCTTACGGCGACGAGTTCCTCGCCGGGTTCGGCAAGACCGCCCGGGACGGACTGCACCTCAAGGCGGCCGCCGTCCGGGAGACCTGTGACGTGGTCATCAGCAACGTCGTCGTGATCGACGCGGCGCTGGGGATCCGCAAGGTCTCCATCGGCATCAGGGAAGGCCGGATCTGCTCGGTCGGGCGGGCCGGGAACCCCGACACCCTCGACGGGGTCGACGTCGTCGTGGGCACCGGGACCTCGATCGTGTCCGGCGAGGGACTCATCGCGACCGCCGGAGCCGTCGACACCCACGTCCACCTGTTGTCGCCGCGGATCATGGAAGCCTCGCTCGCCTCCGGCGTCACCACGATCATCGGGCAGGAGTTCGGGCCCGTGTGGGGCGTCGGGGTCAACTCGCCGTGGGCGCTGCGGCACGCGTTCAACGCCTTCGACGCCTGGCCGGTCAACATCGGCTTCCTCGGGCGCGGTTCGTCCTCCTCCCCGGCGCCCTTGGTGGAGGCCCTCGCCGAGGGCGGCGCGTCCGGCTTCAAGGTGCACGAGGACATGGGCGCCCACACGCGCGCCCTGGACACCGCCTTGCGTGTCGCCGAGGAACACGACGTCCAAGTCGCCCTGCACAGCGACGGGTTGAACGAATGCCTGTCGGTCGAGGACACCCTGCGCGTGCTGGAGGGCCGGACCATCCACGCCTTCCACATCGAGGGCTGCGGCGGCGGACACGTCCCGAACGTGCTGAAGATGGCCGGCGTCCCGAACGTCATCGGCTCCTCCACCAACCCCACCCTCCCCTTCGGCCGGGACGCCGTCGCCGAGCACTACGACATGATCGTCTCCGCCCACGGTCTCAAGACCGACCTGCCCGGCGACGCCGCCATGGCCCGCGACCGCATCCGCGCCGGGACCATGGGCGCCGAGGACGTGCTGCACGACCTGGGCGCGATCGGCATCACGTCGTCGGACGCCCAGGGGATGGGACGGGCCGGCGAGACCGTCCGCCGTACGTTCGCGATGGCCGGGAAGATGAAGGCCGAGTTCGGCGCACCCGACGACCACGACAACGAGCGCGTCCTGCGCTACCTGGCCAAGCTGACGATCAACCCGGCCATCGCGCACGGCCTCGCCCACGAGGTGGGCTCGATCGAGGTCGGCAAGCTCGCCGACATCGTGCTGTGGCGGCCGGCGTACTTCGGCGCCAAGCCGCAGCTGGTGCTCAAGGCCGGCTTCCCGGCGTACGGCGTGGTCGGTGACCCCAATGCGGCAACCGACACCTGCGAACCCCTCGTCCTCGGCCCGCAGTTCGGGGCCCACGGTGCCACGCCCGCCGACATCTCGGTCGCCTTCGTCGCCCAGGCGGCCGTCGACCAGGGAGGCGACTCGATGCCGACCCGGCGCCGCAGGGTCGCCGTACGGGCCACGCGCGGCATCGGGCCGGCCGACCTGCGCCTCAACTCCCGTACCGGAGCGGTCGATGTGGACCAGCGCACGGGGCTGGTCACGCTCGACGGAGAGCCGCTGCGCTCCGAACCGGCCGAGTCCGTCTCCCTCAACCGCCTGTATTTCCTTTAA